In Opitutaceae bacterium TAV5, one genomic interval encodes:
- a CDS encoding phosphofructokinase, with product MSDERERQDGAGGTPAPLNPAVSPSHGPEARATPESWAERPCHTGAGVREKKLAPHRAGQAPEVITVTLNPAIDRTVTVPEFAAGEVNRAVGSHDEPGGKGVNVAAALARYGRNVAATGFLGRRNLGIFREFFDELDIAGRFVLLEGETRTGIKIVDPESGSTTDVNLPGLAPSREELAELSRRLVPGASETPVAPWYVLAGSLPPGVPVTIYADWIRALRERGAAVALDTSGEALRHAVEAGPTFVKPNIAELETLLGPGRHLPDVAAVIAAARELIARYGIGLVTVSMGAAGACFVTADEALLAKPPPIRVQSTVGAGDAMVAGVVHALGEGTRPAKRPLAEVARLATAFSLSALTLGQPTDSAGFRNGVAAWAPRVEIVPAGL from the coding sequence ATGAGCGACGAACGGGAGAGGCAGGACGGAGCGGGCGGGACGCCCGCGCCACTCAATCCGGCGGTTTCGCCGTCACACGGGCCGGAAGCCCGTGCCACGCCGGAATCATGGGCGGAACGCCCATGCCACACGGGAGCGGGCGTTCGGGAAAAAAAGCTCGCGCCGCATCGGGCAGGGCAGGCGCCCGAGGTCATCACCGTCACGCTCAACCCGGCGATCGACCGCACGGTGACGGTGCCGGAGTTTGCGGCGGGTGAGGTCAACCGCGCCGTCGGCAGTCATGACGAACCGGGCGGCAAGGGTGTCAATGTGGCGGCGGCGCTGGCCCGCTACGGTCGCAACGTCGCGGCAACCGGGTTTCTCGGACGGAGGAACCTCGGCATCTTCCGGGAGTTTTTCGACGAACTGGATATCGCCGGCCGGTTCGTGCTGCTGGAGGGCGAAACGCGCACCGGAATCAAGATCGTGGACCCGGAGAGCGGCAGCACGACCGACGTCAATCTTCCCGGCCTCGCGCCTTCACGCGAAGAGCTGGCGGAGCTTTCACGGCGACTGGTTCCCGGCGCAAGCGAGACGCCCGTCGCGCCCTGGTATGTCCTGGCCGGCAGTCTGCCGCCCGGTGTGCCGGTGACGATCTATGCGGACTGGATCCGGGCGCTCCGCGAGCGCGGCGCCGCCGTGGCGCTGGATACGAGCGGCGAGGCGTTGAGGCATGCGGTCGAGGCAGGGCCGACGTTTGTAAAACCCAACATTGCCGAACTCGAGACCCTGCTCGGCCCGGGCCGCCATTTGCCGGATGTGGCTGCGGTGATCGCCGCGGCCCGCGAGCTGATCGCCCGTTACGGCATCGGACTGGTGACGGTTTCGATGGGAGCGGCCGGCGCCTGTTTTGTCACGGCGGACGAGGCGCTGCTGGCGAAACCGCCGCCGATCCGGGTGCAGAGCACCGTGGGGGCGGGGGACGCGATGGTGGCCGGCGTGGTGCATGCGCTCGGCGAGGGAACGCGCCCGGCGAAACGGCCGCTGGCCGAGGTGGCGCGGCTGGCGACGGCCTTTTCGTTGTCCGCACTCACGCTCGGGCAACCGACGGACTCCGCCGGATTTCGCAACGGTGTCGCCGCATGGGCACCGCGCGTGGAGATCGTGCCGGCGGGTCTTTAG
- a CDS encoding DEAD/DEAH box helicase, whose amino-acid sequence MRVGGQKNVSQGYCFQLEARAILLILMSSGISISSPAFSPSPPPAPLAPLPPGASTDAVLDRFLAVMRERGLELYAEQEEAILELFDGKNVILNTPTGSGKSLVAAAFHFKALCAGERSVYTCPIKALVNEKFLSLCRDFGPANVGMMTGDASVNPGAPILCCTAEILANIAFARGELAPIRAVIMDEFHYYSDVQRGYAWQAPLLTMPQSRFLLMSGTLGATEFFEKDLLRLTGVECVTVRSDTRPVPLEFEYSETPLTERVADLVLNKRAPVYLVYFTQRAASEAAQSWMSLNLLSKEEKAAIADDLVGVKFNSPYGKDLKRWLRHGIGVHHAGLLPRYRILVEQLAQKGRLKLICGTDTLGVGVNVPIRTVLFTQLWKYDGQKAAILSVRDFKQVAGRAGRRGYDDKGYVVVQAPEHIIENKRLAEKAARDPKKKKAQKRSAPEGEVGWDARTFERLMTSPSEPLQSRFDVSHGMLLLVLGRDADGCRAMQKIIRDCHETLHKKRLLRRRAWQLFRALLERKIVEWLPVNERPPCGRKLRVNVDLQEDFSLHQALSLYLIDTVPLLDRASPDYPFDVLTLCESIVEDPDQILRRQLDKLKTQKLIELKEAGVEYEERMEKLDELEYPKPLREFVYETFNAFAARHPWVENENVRPKSIAREMFERYLSFSDYIKEYGLERSEGLLLRHLSQVWKVLVQTVPDAAKTEDVIEMEEYFRELIRGIDSSLLEEWERMRNPDYVAPGTAGAEADGGADRKPARPASYDITRDAAGFRRAVRAAILGFLQEVAAHDYEAAAARLGAGADGNDAAEGAGEGGGAGSFVPRSPEARRIEEAFAPYFDSRGRFRLDPEGRSAKHTHWGDYDEAGARGGTGDWPVAQVLVDAEGHNDYEARFVVSLPASRAAAAVVVRFAGAGEIGGAES is encoded by the coding sequence ATGCGTGTTGGTGGTCAAAAAAACGTCAGCCAGGGGTATTGCTTCCAACTCGAAGCCCGCGCCATCCTCCTGATCCTGATGTCATCCGGTATTTCCATTTCCTCTCCCGCATTTTCGCCCTCCCCGCCGCCCGCTCCGCTCGCGCCGTTGCCGCCGGGCGCGTCCACCGATGCCGTGCTCGACCGGTTTCTCGCCGTGATGCGCGAGCGCGGGCTCGAACTGTACGCGGAGCAGGAGGAGGCGATCCTTGAGCTGTTCGATGGCAAGAACGTCATCCTCAACACGCCGACCGGCTCCGGCAAATCCCTCGTCGCGGCGGCGTTTCACTTCAAGGCGCTCTGCGCGGGCGAACGTTCCGTCTACACCTGCCCGATCAAGGCGCTGGTGAACGAAAAATTCCTCTCGCTCTGCCGCGATTTCGGTCCGGCGAATGTGGGCATGATGACCGGCGACGCCAGCGTGAACCCCGGCGCGCCGATCCTCTGTTGCACCGCGGAAATCCTGGCCAACATCGCTTTCGCGCGTGGCGAGCTCGCGCCGATCCGCGCCGTCATCATGGACGAGTTTCACTACTACTCCGATGTGCAGCGCGGCTACGCCTGGCAGGCGCCGCTGCTGACGATGCCGCAGAGCCGTTTCCTGCTCATGTCGGGCACGCTCGGGGCGACGGAGTTTTTCGAAAAGGACCTGCTCCGCCTCACCGGTGTCGAGTGCGTCACCGTGCGCAGCGACACACGGCCCGTGCCATTGGAATTTGAATACTCCGAGACGCCGCTGACCGAGCGGGTTGCCGACCTCGTGCTCAACAAACGCGCGCCCGTTTACCTCGTCTATTTCACACAGCGGGCCGCATCCGAGGCCGCGCAGAGCTGGATGAGCCTCAACCTCCTCTCGAAAGAGGAAAAGGCGGCCATCGCCGACGATCTCGTCGGCGTGAAGTTCAACAGTCCCTACGGCAAGGATCTGAAGCGCTGGCTGCGCCACGGCATCGGCGTGCATCACGCGGGGCTTCTGCCGCGCTATCGCATCCTGGTCGAACAACTGGCGCAGAAGGGGCGGCTCAAGCTCATCTGCGGAACGGATACGCTTGGTGTCGGTGTCAACGTGCCGATCCGCACGGTGCTTTTCACGCAGCTCTGGAAATACGACGGGCAAAAGGCGGCGATCCTCAGCGTGCGCGATTTCAAGCAGGTGGCCGGGCGAGCCGGCCGTCGCGGGTATGACGACAAGGGATACGTCGTCGTGCAGGCGCCGGAGCATATCATCGAGAACAAACGCCTCGCCGAAAAGGCGGCGCGTGATCCGAAGAAGAAAAAAGCGCAGAAACGCTCCGCCCCCGAGGGCGAGGTGGGCTGGGATGCGCGCACCTTCGAGCGGCTGATGACTTCGCCGTCGGAGCCGCTGCAATCGCGGTTCGATGTGTCGCACGGCATGTTGCTGCTCGTGCTCGGCCGCGACGCGGACGGGTGTCGCGCGATGCAGAAAATCATCCGCGACTGCCACGAGACGCTGCACAAGAAACGGCTGCTGCGCCGTCGCGCCTGGCAGCTTTTCCGGGCGCTGCTGGAGCGCAAGATCGTGGAGTGGCTTCCTGTCAACGAACGCCCGCCGTGCGGCCGCAAGCTGCGCGTCAACGTCGATCTGCAGGAGGACTTTTCGCTGCATCAGGCGCTTTCGCTCTATCTTATCGACACGGTGCCGCTGCTCGATCGCGCCTCGCCGGATTATCCGTTCGATGTGCTCACGCTGTGCGAATCGATCGTCGAGGACCCGGACCAGATCCTGCGCCGCCAGCTCGACAAGCTGAAGACGCAAAAGCTCATCGAACTGAAAGAGGCTGGCGTCGAATACGAGGAGCGGATGGAAAAGCTCGACGAGCTCGAATACCCGAAGCCGTTGCGCGAATTTGTTTACGAGACGTTCAACGCGTTCGCCGCCAGGCATCCGTGGGTGGAGAACGAGAACGTGCGCCCCAAGTCGATCGCGCGCGAGATGTTCGAGCGTTACCTGTCGTTCTCCGACTACATCAAGGAGTATGGTCTGGAGCGCAGCGAAGGGCTGCTGCTGCGCCATCTTTCGCAAGTCTGGAAGGTGCTCGTACAGACGGTGCCCGATGCGGCGAAGACCGAGGACGTGATCGAGATGGAGGAGTATTTCCGCGAGCTGATCCGCGGCATCGATTCCAGTCTGCTCGAGGAATGGGAGCGCATGCGCAATCCCGACTACGTGGCGCCGGGGACGGCGGGTGCGGAGGCCGACGGTGGCGCGGATCGCAAACCGGCGCGGCCGGCTTCGTACGACATCACGCGCGACGCGGCCGGTTTCCGGCGGGCGGTGCGGGCGGCGATTCTGGGCTTCTTGCAGGAGGTGGCCGCGCACGATTACGAAGCCGCGGCGGCGCGTCTCGGTGCGGGGGCGGACGGCAATGACGCGGCGGAGGGAGCCGGCGAAGGCGGCGGAGCGGGATCGTTTGTGCCGCGTTCGCCGGAGGCGCGGCGGATCGAGGAGGCATTCGCACCGTATTTCGACAGCCGCGGCCGTTTCCGGCTCGATCCGGAAGGCCGTTCGGCGAAACACACGCACTGGGGCGATTACGACGAGGCCGGCGCGCGCGGCGGCACCGGCGACTGGCCCGTGGCGCAGGTGCTGGTCGATGCGGAAGGGCATAACGACTACGAGGCGCGCTTCGTCGTGTCGCTGCCGGCCTCGCGCGCGGCAGCGGCCGTGGTGGTGCGGTTTGCGGGCGCGGGCGAGATCGGGGGGGCGGAATCATGA
- a CDS encoding AraC family transcriptional regulator — MKSDLLPHQDYKRDLTAVLARLRAGRLGIHIPPAEDLYRRYPEAHFHPTPEFFVQVGGGTDFKCPGGKFRMGTGQVCVMPRGVAHHETPLDLRSSYGIVVCMQARNGFFLHRARMHPVSGAQEGHGTILLPGAWGRDSFLHLDRIAESKTVPKTYRKAYIHSQLESFLLSVLSSLQLEERKSPVPDTSDVAGSPLVLEAEKIIRKQLSDPELSIARLARSLGCSTDHLSRQFHRERGLRPSVWITCERIRLAKDLLKDARHNVTEVGWACGFNKPSYFIRIFRRHTGQTPREWQLTPGLPESSYIFPLARILEERAKTDVSSPEPLVAPKRRRAGT, encoded by the coding sequence ATGAAATCCGACCTGCTGCCCCATCAGGACTACAAACGGGACCTGACCGCGGTCCTGGCCCGGCTGCGGGCGGGACGACTGGGAATCCACATCCCCCCCGCGGAAGACCTTTACCGGAGATACCCCGAGGCCCATTTCCATCCCACGCCGGAGTTCTTCGTTCAGGTCGGCGGCGGCACGGATTTCAAATGCCCCGGCGGCAAGTTCCGGATGGGCACCGGTCAGGTCTGCGTGATGCCTCGCGGCGTGGCTCACCATGAGACGCCGCTGGACCTCCGGTCATCCTACGGCATCGTCGTGTGCATGCAGGCGCGCAACGGCTTCTTCCTGCACCGGGCGCGCATGCATCCGGTGTCCGGAGCACAGGAGGGCCACGGCACGATCCTCCTGCCCGGCGCGTGGGGCCGCGACAGTTTCCTGCACCTCGACAGGATCGCCGAGAGCAAGACCGTGCCGAAGACATACCGGAAGGCCTACATCCATTCGCAGCTGGAGTCGTTTCTGCTCAGCGTGCTCTCGTCGCTTCAGTTGGAGGAACGGAAATCGCCCGTCCCGGACACCTCCGATGTCGCTGGTTCCCCGCTGGTGCTGGAAGCCGAGAAGATCATCCGCAAGCAGCTGTCCGACCCCGAGCTGTCCATCGCCAGGCTGGCCAGGTCCCTGGGCTGTTCGACGGACCACCTGTCACGGCAGTTCCACCGGGAGCGCGGACTCCGGCCATCCGTATGGATCACCTGCGAGCGCATCCGCCTCGCCAAGGATCTGCTGAAGGATGCCCGCCACAATGTGACCGAGGTCGGCTGGGCCTGCGGCTTCAACAAGCCCTCCTATTTCATCCGCATCTTTCGCCGCCACACCGGGCAGACGCCCCGGGAGTGGCAACTCACCCCGGGCCTGCCGGAATCCTCCTACATTTTTCCGCTGGCGAGAATCCTGGAAGAACGGGCGAAAACGGACGTTTCGTCGCCGGAACCGTTGGTGGCGCCGAAGCGGAGGAGGGCAGGGACATGA
- a CDS encoding sodium solute transporter family protein, producing the protein MTDPSLIRFFTMLFFAAALHPLDLAIMAAFFVTMALMGAHFSRKTRTSKTYFLGNNLPAWAIGLSMLSTSISSVTFLAFPAAAFALDWRQVVPNLANPVLAALAIWLFVPFFRNTAKTTAFEYLKKRYGEGARLYVAGMFLVMQSLRLGSILYLLVIPIHMITGISPFWIIFSTGIGAAIYTTMGGMSASVWTDVVQAFILYLGGAVTVAVIIFDLPGGFSDVFRVAGEHGKLSLGPMNWDLSERTFWTMLIIGLTTWVSGFVADQNVVQRYLAAKSTREARSATLLCALMSLPTWLFFFFLGTCLFVYYTVLPSAEVAALPPDSVFPHFIMSRLPAGLSGLVIAGVLSAAVGSLSSSLNAFATVSTVDILAPHVFKDRSERFYARLGRIMTVAGTLVMFAVGYGFWYAEKESFLDLSLKLAGLLSGVTVCFFMLGFFAPRVNRKVLWQSFTVAISLNLYLALVEWKFIPNFLRIHVHPYWVSTLVIWVMIVLALLLAWLQRTGPERRPGLTIAGARETHEAAGETSSA; encoded by the coding sequence TTGACTGACCCCTCGCTCATCCGCTTCTTCACCATGCTTTTTTTTGCCGCCGCACTCCACCCGCTCGACCTCGCCATCATGGCGGCCTTCTTCGTCACGATGGCCCTCATGGGAGCGCATTTCTCGCGCAAGACCAGGACCAGCAAGACCTACTTTCTCGGCAACAACCTGCCGGCCTGGGCCATCGGCCTCTCCATGCTGTCGACCTCGATCAGCTCGGTGACGTTTCTCGCCTTCCCGGCGGCGGCCTTCGCGCTCGACTGGCGGCAGGTGGTGCCGAACCTCGCCAATCCGGTTCTCGCGGCGCTGGCGATCTGGCTGTTCGTGCCCTTCTTCCGCAATACTGCGAAGACCACGGCGTTCGAGTATTTGAAAAAGCGATACGGCGAGGGCGCCCGGCTCTACGTCGCGGGCATGTTCCTGGTGATGCAGTCGCTCCGGCTCGGGTCCATCCTCTACCTGCTCGTCATCCCCATCCACATGATCACGGGCATCTCGCCCTTCTGGATCATTTTCAGCACCGGCATCGGAGCGGCGATTTACACCACCATGGGCGGCATGTCGGCGTCGGTATGGACCGACGTGGTGCAGGCCTTCATCCTCTATCTCGGCGGCGCCGTCACGGTGGCGGTGATCATCTTCGACTTGCCCGGAGGCTTCTCCGACGTCTTCCGCGTCGCTGGAGAGCATGGGAAATTAAGCCTCGGGCCGATGAACTGGGATCTCTCGGAGCGCACGTTCTGGACCATGCTCATCATCGGCCTGACGACCTGGGTGAGCGGCTTCGTGGCCGACCAGAACGTGGTGCAGCGCTACCTCGCCGCGAAGAGCACGCGCGAGGCGCGCAGCGCCACTCTGCTCTGCGCGCTGATGAGCCTGCCCACGTGGCTGTTCTTCTTCTTCCTCGGCACCTGCCTGTTCGTTTACTACACGGTGCTGCCCAGCGCGGAGGTGGCGGCGCTGCCTCCCGACTCGGTGTTCCCTCACTTCATCATGTCGCGCCTGCCCGCCGGGTTGAGCGGACTGGTGATCGCCGGCGTGCTCTCGGCGGCGGTCGGGTCGCTCAGTTCCAGCCTCAACGCTTTCGCCACCGTCTCGACGGTGGACATCCTCGCGCCCCACGTATTCAAAGACCGCTCCGAACGGTTTTACGCCCGGCTCGGCCGCATCATGACTGTGGCGGGCACGCTGGTGATGTTCGCCGTCGGCTACGGGTTCTGGTATGCGGAGAAGGAGAGTTTCCTCGATCTCTCGCTCAAGCTGGCGGGCCTGCTCAGCGGGGTGACGGTGTGCTTCTTCATGCTCGGCTTTTTCGCCCCGCGAGTGAACCGCAAGGTGCTCTGGCAATCCTTCACGGTGGCGATCTCGCTGAATCTCTACCTCGCGCTGGTGGAGTGGAAATTCATCCCGAATTTCCTGCGCATCCACGTGCATCCCTACTGGGTTTCCACGCTGGTCATCTGGGTGATGATCGTCCTCGCCCTCCTGCTGGCATGGCTTCAGCGGACCGGGCCCGAGCGCCGTCCCGGCCTCACCATCGCCGGAGCCAGGGAGACGCACGAGGCGGCCGGGGAAACCTCATCGGCCTGA
- a CDS encoding biopolymer transporter Tol: MNRGILALAFAAVFFPQCPAAAIRDLSSGTREVRLTSGPLSHDITNFGVWSPDGEWIVCDERTESSEFTTSRRILRVHAETGAAETLHEAAGGGSCGVVTHSPVDDRAVFIAGPDHPTPEWSYGFSRRRGVWVHAASPGESRPLDANAYAPPFVPGALRGGSHVHVFSGDGRWVSFTYEDEVLRLLEGSGIDHDANQRNVGVAVPQGPVVVNRNHPRNHDGDFFSVLVTRTVADPAPGSDEISRACEEGWVGRSGYRRGDGQWQKKALAFQGTVKSRPGGTHQEVFIVDLPEDVTLAGDAPLEGTATRRPAPPRGTAQRRLTFTDERPFPGLQGPRHWLRSSPDGATIAFLMKDERGIVQLWGVSPNGGLPRQISRHPWNIDSAFSWSGDGRFIAHVMDGSVFLTEAATGDAWRLTAKTTDSDAPMPGACVISPDGSKIAFGRRPRGTSRPQVYFVTVPQVLSGEKTESHD; encoded by the coding sequence ATGAACCGGGGAATCCTCGCGCTCGCGTTTGCAGCCGTTTTTTTCCCGCAATGCCCGGCCGCCGCCATCCGGGATCTCTCATCCGGGACCCGGGAAGTGCGCCTCACGAGCGGGCCGCTTTCGCATGACATCACCAACTTCGGCGTCTGGTCCCCGGATGGCGAATGGATCGTCTGCGACGAGCGGACCGAATCGAGCGAGTTTACGACCAGTCGCCGCATCTTGCGGGTGCATGCTGAAACAGGCGCCGCGGAAACGCTCCACGAAGCCGCCGGCGGCGGTTCCTGCGGGGTGGTGACGCACAGCCCGGTGGATGACCGCGCGGTGTTCATCGCCGGACCGGACCATCCGACCCCGGAGTGGTCGTATGGATTTTCCCGCCGCCGGGGCGTGTGGGTGCATGCCGCCTCCCCCGGTGAGTCCCGGCCTCTCGATGCGAACGCCTACGCGCCCCCCTTCGTTCCCGGCGCGTTGCGGGGCGGATCGCACGTGCACGTCTTCAGCGGCGACGGGCGCTGGGTGTCCTTCACTTATGAAGACGAGGTGCTTCGGCTCCTTGAAGGCAGCGGCATCGATCACGACGCCAACCAGCGCAACGTCGGCGTGGCCGTCCCGCAAGGACCGGTCGTCGTGAACCGCAACCATCCGCGCAACCACGATGGCGACTTTTTCTCCGTGCTGGTCACCCGCACGGTGGCGGACCCGGCTCCGGGTTCCGACGAGATCAGCCGGGCCTGCGAGGAGGGCTGGGTCGGACGCTCCGGCTATCGGCGTGGAGACGGGCAATGGCAGAAAAAGGCGCTCGCTTTCCAGGGGACGGTGAAGTCCCGCCCGGGTGGGACGCACCAGGAAGTGTTCATCGTCGATCTCCCGGAGGATGTCACGCTGGCGGGCGATGCGCCGCTGGAAGGCACGGCCACGCGGCGTCCGGCTCCGCCGAGAGGAACCGCACAGCGCCGGCTGACGTTCACCGACGAACGCCCTTTTCCCGGCCTGCAGGGCCCCAGGCATTGGCTGCGGAGTTCACCGGACGGCGCCACGATTGCCTTCCTGATGAAGGACGAGCGCGGCATCGTTCAGCTTTGGGGAGTTTCGCCCAACGGGGGATTACCGAGGCAAATCAGCCGGCATCCCTGGAACATAGACTCGGCCTTCAGCTGGAGCGGGGACGGACGCTTCATCGCGCACGTCATGGATGGGAGCGTGTTTCTCACCGAAGCCGCAACGGGCGACGCCTGGCGATTGACGGCCAAAACAACCGATAGCGACGCCCCCATGCCCGGCGCCTGCGTCATCTCCCCCGATGGCTCGAAGATCGCCTTTGGCCGGCGCCCCCGCGGCACCTCCCGGCCACAAGTCTACTTCGTAACGGTGCCCCAGGTTTTGTCCGGTGAGAAAACGGAATCTCATGACTAG